A genomic segment from Bacillus cereus G9842 encodes:
- a CDS encoding PspC domain-containing protein, with product MSKKLCKSETDKMLFGICGGLGEYFDISSTLIRIIWVIAVLCFGTGFLVYFICLLLMPRSY from the coding sequence ATGTCAAAAAAGTTATGTAAATCCGAAACTGATAAAATGCTATTTGGTATATGTGGTGGTTTAGGAGAATATTTTGATATTAGCTCTACTCTTATTCGTATCATTTGGGTTATTGCTGTTTTATGTTTTGGGACAGGATTTTTAGTTTATTTCATTTGTTTATTACTTATGCCACGTTCGTACTAA
- a CDS encoding helix-turn-helix domain-containing protein: protein MKENEDIQTKEVIQQVGQLLRQIRNEQKLSLEELAHKTGVSKLTLGKIERGETNPTLAVIWKITKGLSIPLSRLMVVGEPVAVARCGEGFAVDEGQAWHLETMFRYTKETGMEMHRACLRSNSIYEPEAHHEGAIELVTIMKGKVSIQVENDVYELNEFDSIQFEANKKHVYKNEEEEVAVLHLTMKYSS, encoded by the coding sequence ATGAAAGAAAATGAAGATATACAAACGAAAGAAGTCATTCAACAAGTTGGACAGTTATTGAGACAAATTCGAAATGAACAGAAATTAAGTTTAGAAGAATTAGCTCATAAAACAGGAGTAAGTAAATTAACATTAGGAAAAATTGAAAGAGGGGAAACAAATCCGACGCTAGCTGTCATTTGGAAAATAACGAAAGGGTTATCAATTCCTTTATCCAGATTGATGGTTGTTGGAGAACCTGTAGCTGTTGCGCGCTGTGGAGAAGGATTTGCAGTAGATGAAGGACAAGCGTGGCATTTAGAAACGATGTTCCGTTATACGAAAGAAACAGGGATGGAAATGCACCGTGCTTGTTTACGATCAAATAGTATATATGAACCAGAAGCTCATCATGAAGGTGCGATTGAGCTTGTAACGATAATGAAAGGGAAAGTGTCTATTCAAGTGGAGAATGATGTATACGAATTAAATGAGTTTGATTCCATCCAATTTGAAGCGAATAAGAAGCATGTTTATAAAAATGAAGAAGAAGAAGTGGCGGTATTACATTTAACGATGAAATATTCTTCATGA